A region of Paenibacillus sp. 37 DNA encodes the following proteins:
- a CDS encoding GNAT family N-acetyltransferase: MILKAEKFDHISETERLVIRPLQKDDYENWLYEFENRHPSQYRHDKGKMDMSECTLDWFHDLVDRHQELARTDAVYVFGVFRKHDGTHLGMIDIATLARDDFQWGSFGYTIHNQYWRKGYGKEAVNEALHIAFEHLKFHRIEAHINLDNTPSVKLAESVGMEFECVRKGFIHENDEWTDHLVYYKNFN; encoded by the coding sequence TTGATATTAAAAGCAGAAAAATTTGATCATATTTCAGAGACAGAACGGCTAGTCATCCGACCATTACAGAAAGACGACTATGAAAATTGGTTATATGAATTTGAAAACCGTCATCCCTCCCAATACCGCCATGATAAAGGGAAAATGGATATGAGTGAATGTACGCTGGATTGGTTTCATGATCTGGTAGATCGACACCAGGAGTTAGCGCGTACAGATGCGGTTTATGTATTTGGTGTGTTTAGAAAGCATGATGGTACACATTTGGGTATGATTGATATTGCAACCTTGGCGAGAGATGACTTTCAATGGGGAAGCTTCGGATATACGATCCATAATCAGTATTGGCGAAAAGGTTATGGCAAAGAAGCTGTGAATGAGGCTCTTCATATTGCATTTGAACATTTGAAATTCCACCGTATAGAAGCACATATCAATTTAGATAATACCCCTTCTGTAAAGTTAGCTGAAAGCGTTGGTATGGAATTTGAATGTGTACGTAAAGGTTTCATACACGAAAATGATGAGTGGACCGATCATTTGGTGTATTACAAAAATTTTAATTAA
- a CDS encoding MFS transporter has translation MNVRNKGLMLAVGLGIMLNPLNSSMISVAISRLQQVYQLNFTAVSWIILSFYIASAVAQPVMGKCSDLFGRRKIFLMGLVIVFVSSMLAPWSPSFSWLIVFRIVQSIGTSMMVAVGMAIVRMNVTEKQASALSTLAIFLSGAAAIGPFIGGVLIHWWDWHSIFFVNIPFVLASFWFAWKTIPKDEQSPSISGHMSIRQWLALIDAPGILMFTVALVTLLIGLLSVNSTGNISTWHLLTGGIGLIALVMFIRHELNAATPFIPLRTFASYPEMTWVNVQYMLVNILFYALFFGVPTYLKQVRHLNEVHTGMSMLALGLCSVIIAPIAGRWIDRSGSRPALIVSASLMTFGSILIVVMNETSPIFIIIVALALFGISNGLNAVGMQAALFKSTPKEMIGVASGIFNTSRYLGTILSSLLIGIVMGDTFNVTGFQMLGIILTVLAASLIIMSVRREAGAVSPEQVSK, from the coding sequence ATGAACGTTCGAAATAAAGGATTGATGTTAGCTGTTGGACTCGGAATTATGTTGAATCCGTTGAATTCCTCCATGATTTCTGTGGCTATTTCAAGATTACAACAAGTGTATCAACTTAATTTTACAGCCGTTTCGTGGATTATTTTATCATTTTATATTGCCAGTGCTGTCGCTCAACCCGTCATGGGCAAGTGTAGTGATTTGTTTGGCCGCAGGAAGATCTTCCTCATGGGTCTTGTTATTGTTTTTGTATCATCCATGCTAGCTCCGTGGTCTCCCAGTTTTTCGTGGCTCATCGTATTCCGGATTGTTCAATCGATTGGCACAAGCATGATGGTGGCCGTTGGAATGGCGATTGTCAGAATGAACGTGACTGAAAAACAAGCCTCCGCCTTGTCCACCTTGGCTATATTCCTTTCTGGAGCGGCTGCAATTGGACCTTTTATTGGTGGAGTATTGATTCATTGGTGGGACTGGCACAGTATATTCTTCGTTAATATTCCGTTTGTCTTGGCGAGTTTTTGGTTCGCCTGGAAAACAATCCCCAAGGACGAGCAATCTCCGTCTATCTCTGGTCACATGTCCATTCGGCAATGGCTCGCGTTAATTGACGCACCAGGTATCCTGATGTTTACGGTAGCTTTGGTAACTCTGCTCATCGGTTTACTATCAGTAAATTCCACAGGAAATATTTCAACATGGCATCTGCTGACAGGGGGGATCGGGTTAATCGCACTCGTCATGTTTATCCGACATGAATTAAATGCAGCCACGCCTTTTATCCCTCTGCGAACGTTTGCCTCCTATCCCGAGATGACTTGGGTGAATGTGCAATACATGCTGGTGAACATCCTGTTTTACGCTCTTTTTTTTGGAGTTCCTACGTATTTGAAGCAGGTACGTCATCTCAACGAAGTTCATACAGGAATGAGCATGCTGGCTTTGGGGTTATGTTCAGTCATTATTGCTCCGATCGCAGGGCGCTGGATTGACAGATCGGGATCACGGCCAGCTCTGATCGTATCCGCTTCTTTAATGACATTTGGATCTATATTAATCGTTGTTATGAATGAAACTTCTCCAATCTTCATAATCATTGTTGCCTTAGCTTTATTTGGCATAAGTAACGGCTTAAACGCGGTCGGCATGCAAGCTGCTCTGTTCAAAAGCACACCCAAAGAAATGATCGGAGTCGCATCAGGTATTTTTAATACATCACGCTACCTGGGGACCATCTTATCGTCGTTATTAATTGGGATTGTCATGGGAGATACATTTAATGTGACAGGATTTCAGATGCTTGGAATCATCCTTACGGTATTAGCTGCATCACTGATCATCATGAGCGTACGTCGCGAGGCAGGTGCGGTGAGTCCGGAGCAAGTAAGCAAGTAA
- a CDS encoding glycoside hydrolase family 2 TIM barrel-domain containing protein: MTSNEWELSGDKKVLSFRDIKVEHLKLWHFDHPHLYNVTIALYSDGVLTDEVCTAVGFREIRTEGNTLLLNREPVRLMGVEWMPGSNPMSGMAESVAQLEEMLHHIKHANCVITRFHWQQDSKLLEWCDRNGLLVQEEIPHWQTPQDPNNEWLNISMKHAQEMVHRHYNHPCIYAWGIGNEVNGQSTVTVRYFEELQSLVHGLDDTRFINYVSNTVHENPAQDATGVGDMVMWNDYIGTWHGELDRPEVIQNITRGLPNKPLVVAEYGLCEPAFEGGDERRTQILVENTREYRKHPAIAALIYFSLNDYRTQMGEEGEGRLRQRVHGSMSLDGTPKPSYEALRQLASPINLNVELEKEKAQVVVIVENRNDIPCYRISGYILKLVDQLGDCITEHIPDLSPGEKHVFYFTDIPENRWNKLVLDIIRPTGFSVSSDSLMSYT, encoded by the coding sequence TTGACTTCGAATGAATGGGAACTGTCCGGCGATAAAAAGGTCCTAAGCTTTAGGGACATCAAGGTGGAGCACCTTAAGTTGTGGCATTTTGATCATCCCCATCTATACAATGTAACCATTGCTTTATACTCGGATGGTGTCCTTACAGATGAGGTATGCACAGCAGTAGGATTTAGAGAGATTCGCACAGAAGGTAATACATTGTTACTTAACCGTGAGCCGGTTCGTCTCATGGGGGTAGAATGGATGCCAGGATCGAACCCTATGAGTGGCATGGCGGAATCGGTAGCGCAGTTGGAAGAGATGCTTCATCATATAAAACACGCGAATTGTGTAATTACCCGTTTTCACTGGCAGCAGGACAGCAAGTTGCTTGAATGGTGTGACCGTAACGGCTTACTGGTGCAAGAGGAGATTCCACATTGGCAGACACCACAAGATCCGAATAATGAGTGGTTGAATATTTCAATGAAGCATGCCCAAGAAATGGTTCATCGTCACTATAATCATCCTTGTATCTATGCATGGGGGATCGGCAACGAGGTGAACGGACAATCCACTGTTACGGTTCGGTATTTTGAGGAACTCCAATCTCTGGTGCACGGACTGGATGATACGAGATTCATTAACTATGTGTCTAACACAGTGCATGAGAATCCCGCCCAAGATGCCACGGGTGTAGGTGACATGGTCATGTGGAACGATTATATCGGGACATGGCACGGGGAGTTGGACAGGCCGGAGGTTATCCAAAATATAACTAGGGGTTTACCAAATAAACCTCTCGTGGTAGCTGAATATGGACTATGTGAGCCTGCTTTTGAGGGCGGGGATGAACGTCGTACACAAATCTTGGTGGAAAACACAAGGGAATACCGGAAGCATCCTGCCATTGCAGCGCTCATTTACTTCAGCCTAAACGATTATCGAACGCAAATGGGGGAAGAAGGCGAGGGAAGGCTCCGCCAACGGGTTCATGGTTCCATGAGTTTAGATGGCACGCCAAAGCCTTCTTACGAAGCTTTACGCCAATTAGCTTCACCAATTAACCTTAATGTGGAGTTGGAAAAGGAGAAGGCCCAAGTCGTAGTTATCGTGGAGAACCGGAATGACATTCCATGTTATCGGATATCTGGGTATATACTTAAACTGGTTGATCAACTCGGTGATTGTATTACTGAACACATCCCGGATTTATCACCTGGGGAGAAGCATGTATTTTACTTTACCGACATTCCTGAGAATCGATGGAACAAACTTGTTTTAGATATCATCAGACCCACCGGATTTTCGGTGAGTAGCGATTCGCTGATGTCATACACGTAA
- a CDS encoding MFS transporter, which translates to MSTLPKSVRFPLFILMLNLFIALLGQGMLIPILPEYLKLFHAGGTVAGFLVAAFGAAQFFFSPLGGQLSDRFGRKRLIMAGMFLSVVSDIIFALSTSLPFLYVARFIGGISLGLMVPANLAYVADITTPETRAKGMGYFGAAMNLGMVLGPGLGGIIAEMGIRMPYFFAAGLGMIAALMTLLLPETLPPEKRTVSIRLQNGDHLGKKIWSSFKVPYFKYLIVLLVMTFGLMSYETVFALFAEQKYGFNAATISIIITLGAIIGIIVQIWLLDWFVQRIGEVKLIRLSLIITPIALLLMLIKVNLVFLLFASALFFAFNSFLRPSVSTLISKNAGDRQGYASGLNTTFSSLGTVIGPLIAGLLFDKNINFPYIFGAIMLLASLGLTLNAFRSKKGQRYISE; encoded by the coding sequence ATGAGTACATTACCAAAATCAGTTCGCTTTCCACTGTTCATTCTGATGTTAAATCTGTTTATCGCTTTATTGGGGCAAGGGATGCTCATCCCCATATTGCCGGAGTATTTGAAGCTTTTTCATGCGGGAGGCACAGTAGCAGGATTTTTAGTTGCAGCCTTCGGTGCTGCTCAATTCTTCTTTTCACCTCTCGGGGGACAACTGTCTGATCGATTTGGACGCAAAAGGTTGATCATGGCTGGTATGTTTCTGTCTGTTGTTTCAGATATCATATTTGCGCTGTCAACGTCATTGCCGTTCCTCTATGTCGCACGGTTTATCGGTGGAATCAGTCTTGGTTTAATGGTTCCTGCCAACCTCGCATATGTCGCTGATATTACAACACCAGAGACACGTGCAAAAGGCATGGGCTATTTCGGCGCAGCTATGAACTTGGGGATGGTTCTGGGACCTGGTCTGGGCGGTATCATCGCCGAGATGGGCATTCGCATGCCCTATTTCTTCGCAGCGGGTCTGGGAATGATTGCTGCCCTAATGACGCTGCTATTGCCTGAGACACTTCCCCCCGAGAAAAGAACGGTCTCCATCCGTCTTCAAAACGGAGATCACTTGGGCAAGAAAATCTGGAGTTCATTTAAAGTACCCTATTTCAAATACTTGATTGTACTGCTCGTTATGACCTTTGGCCTCATGAGTTATGAGACCGTATTCGCGCTTTTTGCAGAACAAAAATACGGATTCAACGCTGCAACGATCTCCATCATTATTACTCTGGGTGCGATTATCGGTATTATTGTACAAATCTGGCTTTTGGATTGGTTCGTACAGCGAATCGGTGAAGTTAAGTTGATCCGTCTCTCCTTAATAATCACACCCATAGCTTTGTTGTTAATGTTAATTAAGGTCAACCTTGTCTTTCTGTTGTTCGCTTCTGCGTTATTCTTTGCCTTTAATTCATTTTTGCGACCTTCGGTCAGCACGTTAATATCCAAAAATGCTGGAGATCGACAAGGTTATGCATCGGGTCTGAATACGACATTTTCCAGTCTCGGAACGGTGATTGGCCCGTTGATCGCAGGACTATTGTTTGACAAAAACATAAACTTCCCGTATATTTTTGGTGCAATTATGCTACTCGCTTCTCTCGGACTTACCTTGAACGCATTTCGTTCGAAGAAAGGACAACGGTATATAAGTGAATGA
- a CDS encoding DUF3237 domain-containing protein: protein MKLEELFTVHVNIEESFDLQNSEDDSVVMITFTGSVTGKYFEGIVLGGGVDTQIIGKNGDPHTLSARYMLQGTDNTGHSCKIYIENNGNIDKTLKTALFRTSPKMITDSKALSFLNSETLIGEGHPTESGIDIKIYRAP, encoded by the coding sequence GTGAAATTAGAGGAATTGTTTACGGTGCATGTGAACATCGAAGAATCATTTGATTTGCAGAATAGCGAAGATGATTCGGTTGTTATGATTACTTTTACAGGCAGCGTAACCGGAAAGTACTTTGAGGGAATTGTGCTAGGTGGAGGAGTGGATACCCAGATCATCGGGAAGAATGGTGACCCGCATACGCTATCGGCAAGATACATGCTCCAAGGGACCGACAACACAGGTCATTCCTGCAAAATTTATATCGAAAATAACGGAAATATTGATAAAACGCTGAAAACTGCTTTATTTCGCACTTCTCCCAAAATGATTACGGATAGCAAGGCTTTATCTTTTTTGAACAGTGAAACGTTGATTGGAGAAGGTCATCCGACGGAGTCAGGGATAGATATAAAAATATACAGGGCGCCATGA
- a CDS encoding histidine-type phosphatase has translation MMIKKIGISVASLAILTSVSVFDVYGAGSKRMIEVSEQSANVVVNGQRVEGESFLYNGVTYVPARAIGEALGQEVDWDNNTQSVFVGQKMNDQQGYRGTKTPYPFKETSYTKAPIGYEPIFINYIGRHGSRHLSSSKYDKTLFELLDIAEKDGQITNLGKELKKEIGNLMKVEKDHYGLLSTTGGEELKGIGARVGQNFKELFTSDKKVIAQATFKDRTPQSRDQFIDGLEESLGDNKVDILASAFEEGKDPYLRPYDLATKYNEYVEDGEWVKLYEDYVTQSTGTRYAKEVLLQFFSKDFYQRLNSGEFELKDEKGKVKLSNPTEAASNLYELYIISSNIKGEGDFEFGRYFTDNQLKWYESIDNINDFYEKGPSLTSTDLPQNIIAPLVKELIVSTDQSIQQKDTAGIFRFAHAETIIPLSSFLDIAGANVSIDRPQDVTQNWNGSVISPMGANIQWILYSNGKDVLVKMLRNEEEIAFAIETKTYPYYKWEDVKTYYQNKLQKVGVSLDSSLEDNIELLQKKF, from the coding sequence ATGATGATCAAAAAAATCGGGATTTCAGTAGCATCACTCGCCATCTTAACGTCTGTAAGTGTGTTTGACGTATATGGCGCAGGCTCCAAACGCATGATCGAAGTGTCCGAACAATCAGCTAATGTGGTTGTGAACGGACAAAGGGTGGAAGGGGAATCATTTCTCTACAATGGGGTCACTTATGTACCTGCAAGAGCGATTGGTGAAGCCTTGGGGCAAGAGGTAGACTGGGATAACAACACCCAATCGGTGTTTGTTGGACAAAAAATGAACGATCAGCAGGGATACCGGGGTACCAAAACACCATATCCTTTTAAGGAAACAAGTTATACAAAAGCTCCTATTGGATATGAACCCATATTTATCAACTACATAGGGAGACATGGTTCCAGGCATCTATCCAGTTCCAAGTACGACAAGACGTTATTTGAACTGCTCGACATCGCTGAAAAGGACGGGCAGATCACTAATCTGGGCAAAGAGTTGAAGAAGGAAATTGGCAATCTGATGAAGGTTGAAAAAGATCATTATGGATTGTTATCCACTACGGGTGGAGAAGAACTGAAAGGAATAGGGGCCAGAGTTGGGCAGAATTTCAAAGAACTTTTTACATCGGATAAAAAAGTGATAGCACAAGCAACCTTCAAAGATCGAACGCCGCAGAGCAGAGATCAGTTTATTGACGGATTAGAGGAAAGCTTGGGAGATAACAAGGTGGACATTCTGGCTTCAGCCTTTGAAGAAGGGAAAGATCCCTATCTACGGCCCTACGACCTAGCGACAAAGTATAATGAGTACGTTGAAGATGGAGAATGGGTTAAGTTATACGAGGATTATGTCACTCAGAGCACTGGAACGCGTTATGCAAAAGAGGTCCTTTTGCAATTTTTCTCTAAAGACTTTTATCAGAGATTGAATTCTGGAGAGTTTGAATTGAAGGATGAGAAAGGAAAAGTGAAGCTCAGCAACCCAACCGAGGCTGCTTCTAATTTATACGAACTGTACATCATTTCTTCGAATATAAAAGGAGAAGGTGACTTCGAATTCGGGCGGTATTTCACGGATAATCAGTTGAAATGGTACGAGAGTATTGACAATATCAATGATTTCTATGAAAAAGGTCCATCTTTAACGTCAACGGATCTGCCGCAGAATATCATTGCACCTCTGGTCAAAGAGTTGATCGTGTCTACCGACCAGTCCATTCAGCAGAAAGACACGGCTGGTATATTTCGTTTTGCTCACGCAGAAACCATCATTCCACTATCTTCATTCCTGGATATCGCTGGAGCTAATGTGAGTATCGACCGACCGCAGGACGTGACCCAAAACTGGAATGGCTCGGTTATCTCACCGATGGGAGCAAATATCCAATGGATTCTGTATTCCAATGGTAAGGATGTTCTCGTGAAAATGCTTAGAAATGAAGAAGAGATCGCCTTCGCGATTGAAACAAAGACCTATCCGTACTATAAATGGGAAGATGTGAAGACATATTACCAAAACAAACTGCAGAAGGTAGGCGTAAGCTTGGACAGCAGTTTGGAAGACAATATTGAGCTATTACAGAAGAAATTCTAA
- a CDS encoding cytochrome ubiquinol oxidase subunit I has product MAIDTVLWSRLVTGLTLGFHVIFATLGVGVPLMIAIAEFIGIRKKDHHYILMAKRWSRGFVISVAVGVVTGTAISLQLALVWPNFMKLAGNVIALPLFMEVFAFFFEAIFLGIYLYTWDRFKNPYIHWLLTIPIVAGAGMSAVFITTVNGFMNQPEGFVMEAGQFLAVNPVQAMLNTATFSKVFHVLSSAYLTGAALLAGIAAFAMLRKGVSAYHKKGLNLMMAVVLVFSLLNSLAGDVSAKFLAEHQPEKLAAAEWHFETESGADLILLGWLNAEHEIIGALHLPKVLSFLAFGDFNAEVTGLNEFPPDEHPPLLVHYLFDLMAGIGFALLAISSLYFLFVFWKKRNQFNKWMLRMVALSAPLAFLAVEMGWFYAEIGRQPWIIRGYMRVEEAATSSPSVRILFFVFLLLYIVLGVICVLVLRRLFNNNPAELEMEKWLKEKHDQSAKKGDQA; this is encoded by the coding sequence ATGGCTATTGATACGGTATTATGGAGCAGGCTGGTGACTGGTTTGACGCTCGGGTTCCACGTGATTTTTGCAACGCTTGGTGTCGGTGTACCTTTGATGATTGCTATTGCAGAGTTCATCGGCATTCGGAAGAAGGATCACCATTACATACTTATGGCAAAGAGGTGGTCACGAGGGTTTGTCATATCTGTGGCTGTTGGTGTTGTGACAGGTACAGCGATATCACTGCAGTTGGCCCTGGTATGGCCGAATTTTATGAAGCTTGCCGGGAATGTCATTGCACTGCCACTATTTATGGAAGTATTCGCATTCTTTTTTGAAGCCATCTTCCTGGGCATTTATCTGTACACGTGGGATCGGTTCAAAAATCCGTATATCCACTGGTTGCTGACCATTCCGATTGTCGCCGGGGCAGGCATGTCTGCTGTTTTTATTACAACAGTGAACGGATTCATGAACCAGCCTGAAGGTTTTGTCATGGAAGCAGGTCAATTCTTGGCAGTGAATCCTGTACAAGCGATGCTGAATACGGCGACGTTCTCCAAAGTATTTCATGTATTAAGCTCGGCTTATCTGACAGGAGCTGCTCTGTTAGCAGGAATTGCAGCCTTTGCAATGCTGAGAAAAGGGGTATCGGCCTACCACAAAAAAGGCCTGAACCTCATGATGGCCGTTGTGCTGGTATTCAGTTTATTAAATTCCTTAGCTGGGGATGTATCTGCCAAGTTTTTGGCTGAACATCAGCCGGAGAAGCTCGCAGCTGCCGAGTGGCATTTCGAGACGGAAAGCGGCGCAGATCTTATTTTATTAGGATGGCTGAATGCTGAACATGAAATCATAGGCGCACTTCATTTGCCGAAAGTGCTTAGCTTTCTTGCCTTTGGAGACTTTAACGCCGAGGTAACCGGGCTGAATGAATTTCCACCAGATGAACACCCGCCCTTACTTGTGCATTATTTGTTTGATCTAATGGCTGGAATTGGATTCGCTTTGCTTGCTATATCAAGTCTGTACTTCCTGTTTGTATTCTGGAAGAAACGAAATCAGTTTAACAAGTGGATGCTTCGTATGGTTGCGCTCAGTGCACCGCTCGCTTTTCTGGCCGTTGAGATGGGTTGGTTCTATGCAGAGATCGGTCGGCAGCCATGGATCATTCGAGGTTATATGCGAGTGGAAGAGGCCGCTACTTCTTCACCGAGTGTAAGAATTTTGTTTTTCGTCTTCTTGCTTCTATACATCGTGCTCGGCGTCATCTGTGTTCTCGTATTGAGACGTCTGTTCAATAATAATCCCGCTGAGCTTGAGATGGAGAAATGGTTGAAAGAGAAGCATGATCAATCAGCCAAGAAAGGGGATCAGGCCTGA
- a CDS encoding RNA polymerase sigma factor: MQRSVPQLGDHVMKVYETYADTLFRIAMVHLGRREDAEEATQDTFIKLIEKAPTFNDAEHQKAWLIRVITNHCKSLLGRGWRKREVKLEGVDPLTTDNPEDHALIELVLSLPVKYRSVVHLYYYEDYAIREISEILEISESAVKMRLKRGRQLLKLELEGEEL; this comes from the coding sequence ATGCAGCGATCAGTGCCCCAGCTGGGCGATCATGTGATGAAAGTCTATGAGACATACGCGGATACGCTGTTCCGAATTGCCATGGTGCACCTCGGCAGACGGGAAGACGCGGAGGAAGCTACTCAGGATACCTTCATCAAACTAATAGAAAAAGCCCCTACATTCAACGATGCAGAGCATCAGAAAGCATGGTTGATTCGGGTCATCACCAATCATTGCAAATCCTTATTAGGCAGAGGCTGGCGCAAGCGGGAGGTCAAACTGGAGGGAGTCGATCCTCTTACAACGGACAACCCTGAAGATCACGCGCTGATTGAACTTGTGTTGTCACTGCCCGTCAAGTATAGATCGGTGGTTCATCTGTATTATTACGAAGATTATGCAATCCGAGAAATCAGCGAGATCCTGGAGATTAGTGAATCAGCAGTGAAAATGAGATTAAAACGAGGAAGACAGCTGTTAAAACTGGAGCTGGAAGGAGAGGAACTGTAA
- a CDS encoding TetR/AcrR family transcriptional regulator: protein MGNKHRDDLIAAGKELFLKYGLLQVKIKDVCTKAKLSRVTFYKHFQSMDELLLAIQMQLIEHLTDEVSRASMKDMNGREQLTVMLNAWVVYAQDHPDYIRFIQLFDINYEMYDFSPELRETYDLFNQNGKENHFLMGALSQGVVDGSIKNPSPPLDLAQFIFTTMMAMLQRMVTIRASHDHSLDMRMTEQFVKMLLHFVCSEELPE from the coding sequence TTGGGAAATAAACATCGTGATGATTTGATTGCAGCAGGTAAGGAGCTTTTTTTGAAATATGGATTGCTCCAAGTAAAGATTAAGGATGTATGCACGAAAGCTAAACTTAGTAGAGTGACATTTTATAAACATTTTCAGTCTATGGATGAGCTTCTTCTGGCCATTCAGATGCAACTGATTGAACATTTAACGGATGAGGTTAGCCGTGCATCGATGAAGGACATGAACGGGCGAGAACAACTCACGGTGATGTTGAATGCATGGGTTGTTTATGCCCAGGATCATCCAGACTACATCCGGTTTATTCAATTATTTGATATCAACTATGAGATGTATGATTTTAGTCCTGAATTAAGAGAAACATACGATCTATTCAACCAGAATGGGAAAGAAAATCATTTCCTGATGGGCGCTTTATCCCAAGGCGTTGTTGACGGCAGTATTAAGAATCCATCCCCTCCGCTTGATCTGGCTCAGTTTATCTTCACAACGATGATGGCCATGCTCCAGCGCATGGTAACTATTCGTGCTTCTCATGATCATTCATTGGATATGCGAATGACGGAGCAATTTGTGAAGATGCTGCTCCATTTTGTTTGTAGCGAAGAACTCCCCGAGTGA
- a CDS encoding sugar-binding domain-containing protein translates to MSARTVVSLEESWLFQADTENQGMELQWYEQGPPSGEMVKIPHTWNVQNGLEEFRGTGWYSHDFYAPLEWEAKLLRLQFDAVYRDAVVWVNGKRVGEHTQSGYTPFIIEISDTVTFDAINRIVVSVNNANSQTTLPMGNSFDWADDGGIIRGV, encoded by the coding sequence ATGAGTGCTAGAACAGTAGTTTCATTGGAAGAATCATGGTTGTTTCAGGCAGATACCGAGAATCAGGGCATGGAACTACAATGGTATGAACAAGGTCCACCCTCGGGCGAAATGGTTAAGATTCCCCACACGTGGAACGTGCAAAACGGGTTGGAGGAGTTCCGTGGAACGGGATGGTACAGTCATGATTTTTACGCTCCTTTGGAATGGGAAGCTAAATTACTGCGTTTACAGTTTGATGCAGTTTATCGAGATGCAGTGGTTTGGGTAAACGGAAAACGTGTAGGAGAACATACTCAATCAGGTTACACTCCATTTATTATAGAAATCTCCGACACAGTCACCTTTGATGCAATCAACCGAATTGTGGTATCCGTGAATAATGCAAATAGCCAGACGACTCTTCCCATGGGCAATAGCTTTGATTGGGCAGACGACGGCGGAATCATTCGCGGCGTATAA
- a CDS encoding LysR family transcriptional regulator, whose amino-acid sequence MELLQLKYFLTVARCEHVTEAAGKLHVTQSSLSKTIQRLEEDLGVPLFDRIGRKLRLNDFGRTFLQRTEKALFELEQGKREIADLSNPDQGTLQLAVTTASTLPGILREFRKTKPDIQFHVQMVSLENMSRLLHRGEVDFCLSSPPIQGDDIGCQILYEDPIVVAVPMGHRYADRSSIQLTELKDEWFVGVKQGYGVRDMVDSVCQSAGFLPKYVYEGDEPARLTALVEAEIGLAFIPSTARNPHERIRYLQVEEHQLVREIALLSHKNRYISKAALEFRSVVMDYFSAMP is encoded by the coding sequence ATGGAACTTCTTCAACTAAAATATTTCCTGACGGTGGCCCGATGCGAACATGTTACGGAAGCTGCGGGAAAGCTGCATGTCACGCAATCCTCCCTGAGCAAAACGATACAACGATTAGAGGAAGACCTGGGAGTCCCTTTATTTGATCGAATCGGGAGAAAGCTGCGACTAAACGACTTTGGAAGAACATTTCTTCAGCGAACTGAAAAAGCCTTATTTGAATTGGAACAAGGAAAGCGGGAAATCGCTGACCTCTCCAATCCGGATCAGGGTACACTGCAATTGGCGGTGACTACGGCAAGTACATTGCCAGGTATACTGCGAGAATTCCGGAAAACCAAGCCGGATATTCAGTTCCATGTACAAATGGTTTCGTTAGAAAACATGTCCAGACTTCTACATCGGGGCGAGGTGGACTTTTGTCTCTCCTCCCCTCCGATTCAAGGTGACGACATTGGATGTCAGATACTATATGAAGATCCGATCGTAGTCGCTGTTCCTATGGGGCATCGATATGCAGACCGAAGCAGCATTCAGTTAACTGAACTTAAGGACGAGTGGTTTGTTGGGGTGAAACAAGGGTATGGGGTTCGTGATATGGTAGATTCCGTATGTCAATCCGCTGGTTTCTTACCGAAATATGTATATGAAGGTGATGAGCCTGCAAGATTAACAGCCCTTGTTGAAGCGGAGATCGGTCTCGCGTTTATACCTAGCACAGCCAGAAACCCGCATGAGCGCATTAGATATCTTCAGGTAGAGGAACACCAACTCGTTCGTGAGATCGCTCTGCTTTCGCACAAAAACAGGTATATTTCCAAAGCCGCTTTAGAGTTTCGCAGCGTGGTTATGGACTATTTCAGTGCTATGCCATGA